The following proteins are encoded in a genomic region of bacterium:
- a CDS encoding phage tail protein, with amino-acid sequence MISIDVKGVKQAMLRLPDIRKVRRAASMALNRTGKGVVTEMDRGIREEYTIKRADVRDGVKSYTASESNLRFQVSGTTRKISLVKFQHRASRTRKKGVAGVRVRVKKAGGLKPVVGAFPGRMKAGAGVGAAGNMAIFKRVGRTRLPIKRLTGPSVFKMADNDKVRRRMEKRATDQFDREFTRNLDRLMKRR; translated from the coding sequence ATGATCTCCATCGATGTCAAGGGCGTGAAGCAGGCCATGCTGCGACTCCCGGATATCCGGAAGGTGAGAAGGGCCGCGAGTATGGCGCTGAACCGTACCGGCAAGGGTGTGGTCACGGAAATGGACCGGGGGATCCGTGAGGAGTACACCATCAAGCGCGCGGACGTGAGGGATGGAGTCAAGAGCTATACGGCATCGGAATCAAACCTGAGGTTTCAGGTCTCAGGAACCACACGGAAGATCTCCTTGGTGAAATTCCAGCACAGGGCATCGAGGACCAGGAAAAAAGGTGTGGCCGGCGTGCGTGTCCGCGTGAAGAAGGCTGGAGGCCTCAAGCCTGTGGTCGGTGCGTTCCCCGGGAGAATGAAGGCAGGCGCAGGTGTTGGAGCCGCCGGCAACATGGCCATCTTCAAACGCGTGGGCCGCACCAGACTTCCGATCAAGCGCCTCACGGGGCCGTCAGTGTTCAAGATGGCGGATAACGACAAAGTGCGCCGGCGGATGGAGAAGCGCGCCACCGATCAGTTCGACCGTGAGTTTACCCGCAACCTGGACAGGTTAATGAAGAGGCGGTGA
- a CDS encoding helix-turn-helix transcriptional regulator: MEERDLRKRVALNFKRLRKERAWTQAKAAEIGAVDSSYIGQIETAQITFGTKAQMKWASIFRVDVSEFLAPEKSMSMVGSVAADGITFYHADKALNGLTNDEVELLECYRQMPEDKRKHLLATARLIKE, encoded by the coding sequence ATGGAAGAGCGGGATCTCCGAAAAAGGGTTGCATTAAACTTTAAAAGGTTGAGGAAGGAAAGGGCGTGGACACAGGCCAAGGCGGCCGAAATTGGCGCGGTTGATTCCAGTTATATCGGACAAATAGAAACAGCCCAAATAACCTTTGGAACCAAGGCACAGATGAAGTGGGCATCCATTTTTCGTGTGGACGTTTCTGAGTTTTTGGCTCCCGAAAAGTCCATGTCCATGGTTGGCTCCGTAGCGGCAGACGGTATTACCTTTTATCACGCCGACAAGGCACTAAATGGCCTGACTAATGACGAGGTAGAGCTGCTCGAGTGCTACCGGCAGATGCCTGAGGATAAAAGGAAGCATCTGCTGGCGACAGCAAGGCTTATTAAAGAGTAG